The Candidatus Methylomirabilota bacterium DNA segment CATGTTCGAGAGCAACTTTCCGGTGGACAAGGTCTCGTACTCCTACAACGTGATGTACAACGCCTTCAAGCGGCTGTCCAAGGGCTACTCGGCTGCCGAGCGCGCCGCGATGTTCCACGACACGGCCGCGCGCGTCTACCGGATAGACGTCTGACCCGCCGCCCCCTGTCGTGAATATTCTTGCCGTTCAAAGCGTGAGGCAAGATTGCCGACTGAGGATGAGCCCAAGCCGGCTCAGGCAAGGGCTGGTTCCCCGGGCTGCTTTGGCGTACGTTGTCTGCGAGATCGTGTGAGGCGCGGCGCAGCACGGGAGAGATGCCATATGGAGATCGGCTGGGTCGATACCTCTGGGGACGTATGAGCCGATTCGGGATCGCTCTTCCGAGCGGGAGCGCGAGCGAGCCGCGGTTCGGGCCCGAGAGCCTGGCGGAGGCGGCGCGGCGGATCGAGGCGGCGGGTTTCGAGAGCGCTTGGACATTCGACTCCGTGGGCCGTGGCGCGCTTCGCCCCGATCCGCTCACGGCCCTCGCCGTCGCGGCCGCCGTCACACGCAGCGTCGAGCTGGGGACGGGCGTCCTCCAGGTGCCGCTGCGCAACCCGGTCGAGTTGGCTCAGCGGGTGTTGACCACGCATCTCGTGTCTGGCGGCCGGCTCCGGTTCGGCGTGGGCGCCGGGTCGACGGCCGCAGATTTCGCCGCGCTCGGGCTCGATTTCCCGTCGCGCTTCCGTCGTCTCGACGAGTCCCTGACGATCATGCGCCGTCTGTGGTTGGGCGAGCAGGTCGGCGAGGCCTCGCTGGCGCCCGTCTGGCCCGCGGTGCTCGGCGGGCCACCAGTGCTGATCGGCTCGTGGGCCGGCTCGAAGTGGATCGAGCGGGCTGCCCGCGAGTTCGACGGCTGGATCGGCTCAGGCGCGCGTAGCAGTTGGAGGGCACTGCGCGAGGGGATCAAGCGCTTCCGCGACCTCGGCGGCAAGCGAGCCGTCGTCACCAACGTGGTCGTGCAGTTGGATAGTCCCGCCGCGAGCCCGGACGGCCCTGACGATCCGTGCGACCTGAAGTGTCCGCGCGAAATTGCCCGCGAGCGCCTGCATCGCCTCTGCGAGTTGGGCTTCGACGATGTGGTCCTGGTCCCCCGGCATCACGAGGCCGGGTTCCTCCAGGAGCTGCGCGAGCTGGCCCTCAGCGCCCGCTGAGCCCCGGCGGCTACGGCGCTTCGCTCAGGCCGTCCGGTTCCGGCCGGACGCCCGGGCCTCGATGGCGGCGGCGATTTGTCGTCCCATCGCCGCCCCACGCTCGGCGAACTGGCGACAGAGCCCCGTGTAGCGGGCCGGGTCGAGCAGGGCGTCGACCTGCGATGCGCTGAGGCCGGCGCTCACGTGCGGGTCTTCCGCCAGGGTCTCGCGGAACGGACGCGACTGGGTCACCGAGGCCTGGGCCGCTTCGTAGACGGCATCGTGGGCCCGCTGCCGTCCGATCTGCTTGCCGAGCTCCAGCATAAGCGCCTCGGCCATGATCAGGCCGCCCGACAGGTCGAGGTTCTCCCGCATCCGCGCTGGAAATATCCGCAAGCCCTCGAAGAGCACGATAAGCCGCTGCAGCATGTCGCCGGTGAGCTCGCAGGCCTGCACCAGGGCCCGGCTCATCATGATGCTCGTCGTGCGATCGGCCTCGTGCTCCGTCTGCATCGCCTCGAGCGCCAGCGGCACAAGGGCACGGATCTGCGCCGCGGCGGCGATGATGTCCTGCGACAGCTTGGGATTGCGCTTCTGGGGCATGGTGCTGCTCCCCACCGTGCCTGGCGGCACCGGCTCTTCCACCTCCCCGAACTCCTGCTTCATCAGCGTGTAGATCTCGCGCCCGATCTTGCTGCTCGTGGAGGCGAGCATGCCGAGGAGCAGGACGTATTCCGCCTGGTGATCGCCGATGGTGCGCGCGGGCACCGGCATGGCGCGCATCCCGAGGCGGGCCGCCATCTTCTCCTGGGTTCTCAGGCCCAGCTCGCCCAGCGAGGCGAGCGTGCCCGCGCCGCCGCCCAGCATGGCCACGAACACGCGCGCTTCGCAGCCGTGGAGACGCTCCACGTGTCGGCCGAGCTCGTCGATCCACACCGCCACCTTGAAGCCGAAGGTCGCGGGCACGGCGTGCTGGCCGTGGGTGCGGCCCGGAAGCAGCATGTCCTTGGTCTTCTCGGCCAGGTCGGCGAGCGTGGTCAGGATGGTCGCGATCTGGCCCAGGAAGATGTCGTGCGCCCGTCGCACCTGGAGGAGCTGGCCGGTCTGAGTGACGTTCTGGGTCGTCGCCCCCCAGTGCACGTAGCCGCCGGCGTCGCCCTCGCAGGCCTTATCCAGCTCCCAGATCAGCGGCACCAGCGGATGTCCGGTGCGGGCCAGTCCCGCGCGCACGGCGGCGAGATCCAGGTATGACAGGTGCGCCTTGCGCGTGATCTCGAGCGCGGCGCCCTCCGGGATGATGCCCAGCTCCGCCTGCGCCTGGGCGAGCGCCGCCTCCACGTCGAGCCATGACTGGAACCGCGCGGCCTCAGTGAACAGCGCCCGCACGCCCGGGTCGTCGATCCGGAGAGAGGTGGGCTCCTCCTGCATGGGCGTTATCTCGCATGGCGCTCATTGGTTGTCAACACGCCCGCCATTGTCGGTCACGCCAACCTGAACCTGGGCGCGCGCGTGGCGCCGGTGCTGGAGGCGTTGCGGGCGGCCAGCCCCAACCGGTTTCGGGGCATCCGCCATTCCGTGACGTGGGATCCCCACCCGGAGGTGGAGAACACTGCCACGTAAAGAGGGAGGGGCAGCTGGCCAGTGACGAGTACCGCGCCGGCGCGCGGGTGCTGGCACGGATGGGGTTGTCTCTCGCTCGTGTCTACCGGATAGACCTCTGACCCGCAGCCGAGGTCGATGACGGCATGCGGCAACCTGCGCGTCACCCGTCGGACACGCCTTGCGGACTCCGACCCACTCGGCTATGTTCGGAGCGCACGAACAAGAGGGGGCGTTGCCAGTGCAGGAACTGCTCGGCCACTCAGACGTCAGCACCACGATGATCTACACCCACGTTCTCAACCGAGGACCGGCCGGGGTCCGCAGCCCCGCCGACCGGATGTTCCTGTCATGACCTCAGAGGCCGGGAAACACATCAGGCTGGCCGCGGAGGCCCAGGTGATATCTTGCAGCGCCTCGCGATGTATCACGGCAAGGGAACGAAGGCGGGCCCTGCAAGTTCGCGGAAACGTGGGTGCCGGCCGGGCTCGGCCGGGCTCGTTCGTCGTGCTATACAGAACTACGCAGCCGGATGTCGCAGTTCAAGATACTGAGCGTTGATGGATATGAGGTAGTGCTTGGCTTCTCGAAACGTCGGCGAGGAACTCGTAGGAGCCTACCTTCGGGCCATCAAAGACTGCGAGTTTGTCGCGTACAACGTACATACACGGACCACGCAAGGCGAGATCGACGTCGTCGCCATCAACATGAAGACCAAGACAGCCTACTTCTGCGAGGTCGCGATTCATCTCGAAACCGGTCTGAAATACGGTTCAGGCGGCAACGTCCGACGGCTGGTCGGCAAGTTCAAGAAGGACATCGCCTACGCGAAGAAGTACTTTCGCGGTTACAAGAGGGTGTTTATGCTGTGGTCGCCGATCGTCCGCGACACACGGCCAGGGGCGAAGTACAATCAACTGCACGACGTTATGGAGATCCAGCGTCAGCTTCGACGCGAGCGCATAGATCTCCAGGTGGTCGTGAACGAGGAATTCCAGGCTGCCGTCAGACAACTGAAGGCCGTCGCGCTCAAGGAGACGAAAGAACTAAAATCACCGGTGATGAGGCTGTTCCAGATCGAAACGAAACTGAATGATCGTCTAACTTCCGCATGAACCCGTCGGTCCGAGCTGTCACGGCCCGTGCTTGCGCACGTCCCACGGCAGCTCCTCCCGCGGGTTATGCGGAGCGTTAGACTCTCCACGAGCGAATGGAGGGAGGTGATATAGCCTTCGGGCCAAGTCGGGTTGCAGTTCACTCACAGGCAGGAGGGGTACGATGCACTCACGCTGGCGTATGTTGACTCTTGGAGTAGTCCTGGCTCTCGGCGTAGTTCTAGGAGCGGACATCGCAAACCTGTCGGCCCAGGCGAGCGATCCAAGAATTGGCACGTGGAAGCTCAACGTGGCGAAGTCCAAGTACAGTCCCGGCCCTGCACCACAAAGCCTGACGGTGAAAGTCGAACCGTCGGGCCAGGGCGGGGAGAAAGTGACCGCTGCATTTGTCAATGCGGACGGGACTCGCACGACGGTCTCGTACACGGAGGCCAATTTCGACGGCAAGGACTATCCGCTCACTGGGTCTCAGTTCGGGGCCGACACGGTTTCACTCAAGCGAATCGACACACGGACGACAGAACGCACTGACAAGAAGGGCAGTACGGTGGTTCAAACCCTTAGACGGGCGGTCTCTCAGGACGGGAAGACAATGACCGTCACCACGAAAGGCACGAACACCCAGGGTCAGGCCATGAACAACGTCGCGGTGTTCGAGAAGCAATAAAACTACGGAAGCACGTAATCGCCTAAGCAGCCTAACTGGCGCTGCACCCGCCGGCCGCGGTACCGCTACGAGCGGCCGCGGGTGAGCGTCGGCGTTAGACACCCACGTCTCATAGCGCGTGACTGACGACTCACGGAGGCGGACATGGATGATGCAAAGCTGAAGGTTTTCACCCAGCGAATGGTCGGACACGTCACCGGTGCTTCCGTGATGTTGATGGTCGAGATAGGTCGCCAGCTCGGGCTGTTCGAGGCGATGGCTGGCTTGAGCACGGCGACGAGCACGGCGATCGCCAAGCGGGCGGGGCTCGTGGAGCGCTATGTCCGCGAGTGGCTGGGCGCAATGGTCTGCGGCGGAATCGTGGAATACGATCCCGCGGCAGGCACGTATACGCTGCCGGCCGAGCACGCGGCCATGCTCACGGGATCCTCCAGCCGAAACCTCGCTTCCATCGCTGGTTTCTTCCCGCTTTTGAGCCGTGTCATGCCCGCGGTCGCCAAGGCCTTCCGCGACGGCGGCGGCGTGCCCTACTCTGCCTATCAGCCTGATTTCACCGACCTGATGGATCGCCGGAGCCGCCCACGCTATGAGGAGTTCCTGGTGGAGCGCTATCTCGACCTGCCTGGACTCGGGCCTCGCCTTACGACCGGCATCCGAGTCGCCGACGTGGGCTGCGGCACGGGATACTGCATAAACCTCATGGCCCAGCACTACCCGAAGAGCACCTTCGTCGGCTACGACTTCTCCGAAGCCGCCATCGCACGGGCGCGGGAAGAGGCGCAGGCGATCGGCCTCACGAATGTCACGTTTATCGCGCAGGACGTCGCGCGGCTTACGACCGATGTCACCTTCGACCTTGTCACCGCCTTCGACGCGATCCACGACCAGGTTGATCCGGCCGAAGTGCTACGTCGCATCCGCGCCGCGCTCGTGCCTGGCGGCACCTTCCTCATGCTGGACGTTTGCGCCTCGAGCAACCTCGAGGACAACGTCGCGGCGCCGATGTCGGCCTTCATCTACACCGTGAGCACAATGCACTGCATGACGGTTTCTCTCGCCCACAATGGAGCGGGACTGGGCACAGCGTGGGGTACACAAGTGGCCACGCAGATGCTGAAGCAGGCAGGATTCAACGAGGTTCAGGTCTTCGAGCGCGTGGACCCGATGAACAGCCTCTACGTTGCCCGGTAGCTGCTTGCGCGACTCGACCTTGCCAACACTGTTCGCCGTGCCGCCCGCCAGCTAACCCCGCTCTCGAGCGGGCGCGCTTCGCGCGCCGCTCACCGCGACGATGGCGGGCGGAGGAGGGAGCCACCTGCTTGAGTCGATCCACAAGTTAGCGCCACGGGTTTCCAGTCTGAGGGAGATTCTCCCCTTCGATCTGGCCTGACAGGGTCTGGCTAGCCTAAGAGCCCGAAAAGGCGCGCGGGGTCGCGCAGGACCTTGGCTAGTAGCGCCGCGAAGAAAGCCCCGCAGGCAAGCACGCCGACCTCGCGCCATAGGGACGGGCGCAGCTCACGCGGGAGGAGCGCGCGGTTGATCCAGACCGTGTGCAGCGAGAGCACGACGAAATTGAGCGCCGCCACGTTGGCGCCGATCAGGATGAGTCCGAACGGGTCCGCGAGCGTCATGGCGGCGCAGCCGGCCGCCGTGAAGGCCACGAGGACGGCGTAGTAGAGGCCGCCCGCCGGCCCTTCCGCTCCCGGCGGGCGGCCGCGCGCGCGGGCCGTCCACAGGATGTCCGTCACGCTCCGCGCGAAGCCTTCGACAATGCCGACCTGCGTCAGGGCGAGGATGGCGAAGCCGGTGAGGAGCACGAGAGCCCAGACCACGAACCCGTAGCGCCACCCAACGGCCTGGGCGAGCCATGCGGGCGCGCCCAGGCCGGTCCAGATCTCCCCGCGCGTAGCGAAGTGAGCGGCGAGCAGCGCGGGGAGCGCCATGCCGGCGAGACAGCCGGCCGTCCAGAGGTACCAGAAGTCGGTTCTCAAGTAGCGCCACCACTGCCGCCACTTGCCGAGGTTGGCCTCGGTCGGCTCGAACGTCATCCCGTCTCGCGCGAAGCGGACGCTCTCGCCGCCCACCACCACCGGCCGGCTTTCGATCGTACCCGCCATGCCGAAGCCCTTGTCCCGAAGCCAGTGGGTGAGCGCCGCGTTGATGGTGCCGCCGCCGCCCGAGTATGCGGCGAAGGCTACAAGCAGCACCCAATCGAAGCTTACGTCCCGTTCCGCGGGTAAAGAGGGCCACACGAAGCCGACGGCGACGGCTTGCCAGATGCTCCAGGGAACGAGGAGCAGCCCGAGGACTGCCAGAAACCCGAGCGTCCAGGCCATGACGAGCCACTCGGCCCACTCCACCGTCCGCCGGGCCCGCGCGCCGAGCAGCGTCACCGCGACGGCTCCGAGGAAGATCGCGTAGCCCAGTCCGACGATGACGGCCCCGTCCTCGGCTCGCGGCATGCGCCCAAGGAAGGCCGCCGTGAGCGTGGAGGCCGCCGCGAGCGCCCAGCCCGGCCAGCCCACCTGCCCGAGGTGCAGGAGCGCGTAGACCGGTCCCCACACGCGCGGCCCGGGCGCGACGCGCATGAAGCCTGCGAAGATGGACTCGCCCGTCGCGAGCGTGTAGCGGGCCATTTCCGTGTTGAGCAGCGCCTGCAGGAGGACGGATATCGTGCAGATCCAGAGTATGCCCGGGCCCCAGCGGGCCGTGGCGGCGGGCCCGAGGATCCAGTCGCCGGAGCCGAGCGACAGTCCCAGCAGGATGGCGCCGGGGCCCATGATGCGCACGACGTTGCGGAACGTGTAGGGAGGCGGCTGCGGCAGGTCAGACTGCCGCCACTCGGCGCGTTGCCTCACGAGACGGCCCCGCGAAGCCGTGCGCGTAGGGCGATCAGCCCGAGGGCCGTCGCAGCGGCTGCTCCGTCGAGGAGCACGTCGACCATGCTGCCCACGCGTCCCGGCGTGAACGACTGGCGAAGCTCGTCGAGCAAGGCCGTCAGGACCGCGAAGACCAGTGGCGCCCAGGCGCCTCCGAGGCCTCGCCGCCAGAGCCCGGCGAGGACAGCGTACTCGATGACGTGGGCGGCCTTGCGGATGAAGAGATGAACGGCCGCCAGCTCCTCAGGTGACGCGGTGGGCAGGAGCGCGCGGAGAAGGGGACCGAGCCACGCGGCGGTCTGGGCCCCGCCCCACTGGCTGCCGCCGAGGTACGCGATGAGCCCCGTCCAGCAGAGCGGCGGCAGGAGCCGGAGCATGGCTACACGGTGGCACGGCGGCCGGAAGTTGACAAGGCGTTCCCACTAAACATAGGATGAGCCATGTCGCTGCAGGAGATCCTCGACAGTCTCCTGACTTCCTCCCGCACCGGTCCCCTCATCACTGCCACACGCCACTTCGCAGCCAAGCCCCCGGTCCTGGCGCCCTTTCCCTCGTCGCTCGATCCGCGTCTGCTCGAAGCGCTCCGGAGCCGCGGCGTCCAGCAGCTCTACTCGCACCAGGCCAAGGCCTATGACACGGTCGCGAAGGGCGAGAACCTGGTCGTCGTGACACCGACCGCGTCCGGCAAGACGCTCTGCTACAACCTGCCGGTGCTCCAGGCCCTCGTCCAGCAGCCTGAGTCGCGCGTCCTCTATCTCTTCCCCACCAAGGCGCTGGCCCAAGACCAGCTGGCCGAGCTCATGGAGCTGGCGAAGACCTTGCCCGACATGCGGATGTACACCTACGACGGGGACACGCCGCAGGACGCGCGCCGCTCGGTGCGCGCGCGGGCCAACCTCGTGCTCACCAACCCCGACATGCTCCACTCGGGAATCCTGCCGCATCACACCAAGTGGGTGAACCTGTTCCAGAACCTCCGCTACGTCGTCATCGACGAGCTCCACGCCTACCGCGGCGTCTTCGGCAGCCACTTGGCGAACGTCCTGCGACGGCTCAAGCGCATCTGCCGGCACTACGGCTCCTCGCCGCAATTCATCATGGCCTCGGCGACCATCGCCAACCCGCGCGAGCTGGCCGAGCGGCTGACGGGCGAGGCCGTCAGCGAAGTGAGCGAGAGCGGCGCGCCCACGGGTGAAAAGCTCTTCCTGTGCTACAACCCGCCCGTCGTGAACCCGGAGCTCGGCATCCGCGCGCCGTACCTCGGCGAGGCGGCCGCCCTCGCGATCCAGCTCCTCAAGGAGAAGATCGCCACGATCGTCTTCGCGCAGAGCCGGCTGTCCACCGAGGTCCTGCTCTCCGCCATCAAGAGAGGCGTCGAGGACAGGACGGGCGATGCCGGTGTCGTCCGCGGCTACCGCGGCGGCTATCTCCCGCTGCGCCGGCGCGAGGTCGAGCAGGGGCTGCGCTCGGGCGAGGTCCTGGGAGTCGTCGCCACGAGCGCGCTCGAGCTCGGCATCGACATCGGCCACCTGGACGTGGCCATCCTGGCGGGCTACCCCGGCACCATCGCGTCCATGTGGCAGCAGGCCGGCCGCGCGGGGCGGAGGAGCGCCTGGTCGGCGGCCATCCTGGTGGCGACCTCCTCGCCCATGGACCAGTACCTGGCCGCGCACCCCGACTACCTCTTCGGCGCGCCGCCCGAGCACGCGCGCATCA contains these protein-coding regions:
- a CDS encoding LLM class flavin-dependent oxidoreductase, coding for MSRFGIALPSGSASEPRFGPESLAEAARRIEAAGFESAWTFDSVGRGALRPDPLTALAVAAAVTRSVELGTGVLQVPLRNPVELAQRVLTTHLVSGGRLRFGVGAGSTAADFAALGLDFPSRFRRLDESLTIMRRLWLGEQVGEASLAPVWPAVLGGPPVLIGSWAGSKWIERAAREFDGWIGSGARSSWRALREGIKRFRDLGGKRAVVTNVVVQLDSPAASPDGPDDPCDLKCPREIARERLHRLCELGFDDVVLVPRHHEAGFLQELRELALSAR
- a CDS encoding adenylosuccinate lyase family protein; translated protein: MQEEPTSLRIDDPGVRALFTEAARFQSWLDVEAALAQAQAELGIIPEGAALEITRKAHLSYLDLAAVRAGLARTGHPLVPLIWELDKACEGDAGGYVHWGATTQNVTQTGQLLQVRRAHDIFLGQIATILTTLADLAEKTKDMLLPGRTHGQHAVPATFGFKVAVWIDELGRHVERLHGCEARVFVAMLGGGAGTLASLGELGLRTQEKMAARLGMRAMPVPARTIGDHQAEYVLLLGMLASTSSKIGREIYTLMKQEFGEVEEPVPPGTVGSSTMPQKRNPKLSQDIIAAAAQIRALVPLALEAMQTEHEADRTTSIMMSRALVQACELTGDMLQRLIVLFEGLRIFPARMRENLDLSGGLIMAEALMLELGKQIGRQRAHDAVYEAAQASVTQSRPFRETLAEDPHVSAGLSASQVDALLDPARYTGLCRQFAERGAAMGRQIAAAIEARASGRNRTA
- a CDS encoding class I SAM-dependent methyltransferase; this translates as MDDAKLKVFTQRMVGHVTGASVMLMVEIGRQLGLFEAMAGLSTATSTAIAKRAGLVERYVREWLGAMVCGGIVEYDPAAGTYTLPAEHAAMLTGSSSRNLASIAGFFPLLSRVMPAVAKAFRDGGGVPYSAYQPDFTDLMDRRSRPRYEEFLVERYLDLPGLGPRLTTGIRVADVGCGTGYCINLMAQHYPKSTFVGYDFSEAAIARAREEAQAIGLTNVTFIAQDVARLTTDVTFDLVTAFDAIHDQVDPAEVLRRIRAALVPGGTFLMLDVCASSNLEDNVAAPMSAFIYTVSTMHCMTVSLAHNGAGLGTAWGTQVATQMLKQAGFNEVQVFERVDPMNSLYVAR
- a CDS encoding Nramp family divalent metal transporter translates to MRQRAEWRQSDLPQPPPYTFRNVVRIMGPGAILLGLSLGSGDWILGPAATARWGPGILWICTISVLLQALLNTEMARYTLATGESIFAGFMRVAPGPRVWGPVYALLHLGQVGWPGWALAAASTLTAAFLGRMPRAEDGAVIVGLGYAIFLGAVAVTLLGARARRTVEWAEWLVMAWTLGFLAVLGLLLVPWSIWQAVAVGFVWPSLPAERDVSFDWVLLVAFAAYSGGGGTINAALTHWLRDKGFGMAGTIESRPVVVGGESVRFARDGMTFEPTEANLGKWRQWWRYLRTDFWYLWTAGCLAGMALPALLAAHFATRGEIWTGLGAPAWLAQAVGWRYGFVVWALVLLTGFAILALTQVGIVEGFARSVTDILWTARARGRPPGAEGPAGGLYYAVLVAFTAAGCAAMTLADPFGLILIGANVAALNFVVLSLHTVWINRALLPRELRPSLWREVGVLACGAFFAALLAKVLRDPARLFGLLG
- a CDS encoding VanZ family protein, whose protein sequence is MLRLLPPLCWTGLIAYLGGSQWGGAQTAAWLGPLLRALLPTASPEELAAVHLFIRKAAHVIEYAVLAGLWRRGLGGAWAPLVFAVLTALLDELRQSFTPGRVGSMVDVLLDGAAAATALGLIALRARLRGAVS
- a CDS encoding DEAD/DEAH box helicase; protein product: MSLQEILDSLLTSSRTGPLITATRHFAAKPPVLAPFPSSLDPRLLEALRSRGVQQLYSHQAKAYDTVAKGENLVVVTPTASGKTLCYNLPVLQALVQQPESRVLYLFPTKALAQDQLAELMELAKTLPDMRMYTYDGDTPQDARRSVRARANLVLTNPDMLHSGILPHHTKWVNLFQNLRYVVIDELHAYRGVFGSHLANVLRRLKRICRHYGSSPQFIMASATIANPRELAERLTGEAVSEVSESGAPTGEKLFLCYNPPVVNPELGIRAPYLGEAAALAIQLLKEKIATIVFAQSRLSTEVLLSAIKRGVEDRTGDAGVVRGYRGGYLPLRRREVEQGLRSGEVLGVVATSALELGIDIGHLDVAILAGYPGTIASMWQQAGRAGRRSAWSAAILVATSSPMDQYLAAHPDYLFGAPPEHARINPENPFILVNHLKCAAFELPFGGQETFGGDVRPHLAALEEEGLLHRAGEHFHWTSETYPADHISLRTVTSDNFLVIDTTARDAKQVKRRQIIAEVDWKSAFTMIYPKAIYMVEGEPFEVQELHYREDEEKVAYVKKVVVDYFTDAISAKGVWMLQRFTRQETPGLVAEQGEVLVAEKVVGFKKIKMGTMENVGSGEVELPQQEMQTTAAWLTVAPAMLAEISPHRDELVDGLRALARLLHSLAPIFLLCDIRDVGAWLGDGTPSAEGQVVTRETMRAQLVQGDEFTPTIYLYDNQPGGIGLAERIFEVLPELLARGLETLESCACPAGCPSCVGPVNEVGRRAKPVALHLLKRLVARR